The following proteins are co-located in the Silene latifolia isolate original U9 population chromosome 1, ASM4854445v1, whole genome shotgun sequence genome:
- the LOC141592084 gene encoding uncharacterized protein LOC141592084 isoform X2, with product MKSNLNFLLVNTQAPSHIVDCSNRNNSKYYIVVVQYTARFNADMVKNYLYSINDGKIPKKKFNLRLAPEEVSNNLTGFRHNAVTCIGMKTDIPVILDEAIVKLSPDYFWLGGGEVYLKMGIRTSEFIQFTNPFIFSCSSS from the exons GTTAATACGCAAGCGCCGTCCCACATTGTTGATTGTAGTAACCGCAATAATTCTAAGTATTATATTGTTGTTGTCCAG TACACAGCAAGATTTAATGCAGATATGGTGAAGAACTACCTGTATTCAATTAACGATGGCAAAATACCTAAAAAGAAATTCAATT TGAGGCTTGCCCCTGAGGAGGTATCCAACAACTTGACCGGCTTTAGGCACAATGCTGTGACATGTATTGGTATGAAGACTGACATTCCA GTAATATTGGACGAGGCAATTGTGAAGCTTTCACCTGATTACTTCTGGTTGGGAGGCGGAGAGGTGTACTTGAAGATGGGAATCAGAACATCAGAATTCATTCAGTTCACAAATCCCTTCATTTTCAGTTGTAGCTCGTCGTGA